DNA sequence from the Oncorhynchus clarkii lewisi isolate Uvic-CL-2024 chromosome 9, UVic_Ocla_1.0, whole genome shotgun sequence genome:
ttcttaatgtgtttgagccaatcatttgtgttgtgacaaggtagggggtggtatacagaagatagccctatttggtaaaagaccaagtccaaattagaaatatatttagattcgttttttggctactacatgattccaaatgtgttatttcatggtttgatgtgttcactactattctacaatgtataaaatagtaaaaaataatgaaactcttgaatgagtaggtctccaaacttttgactggtacaccatatatatatttaattattGAAGAATAGAACTTGCAGTATAAATGCTTTACCAGCTTAGCACAGCTGTCTACCACAGCTCAAAATATGCCTTTATTActcaattgtttacaaacaaaaacGTAACAATGAATTGCTTCAAAATATTAAAGGATTTGGCTTTGTGCAGCGTAATATATCTTCCGTAATCCACAATTAGGTTTCTGCAGGTTTGCATGGGATTGAAAAATGTGCCTAAATTGACCTAATTGTATATAAAAATGTGCAAAAACTCCTTGATTATGGCTGTTTAGCTTAACTGGTCATAACAACCTCTCCATTGTTCACATAGTCTGCTGGCTGAACAGGAAGTGCCTAAACAAGTGGCAGGGCTGCCATTTGGTTTTTGAAATCTACtgtcaaaaaaacaaaacagccgCCCTGCCTCCTAATTTAGTATACAGCGGAGGGATGGGGCTAGGGAAATGTAGCCCTCTCAAATTCATACACACTGATCTAAATGCAAGGACTGACGGTCCATGACAACCACATCAGTTCATTTGTTTGTGATGCttttttgtttacaattacaaACTCATATTTTGGACTATGATTGGGTAAGGCAGTTAATGCCATACGCTAATGCAGGTATGtagaagttatattcttcaaaaatCATGGTCTGTATATAATTAATTTATGGATATATCAATCCCAGACTCTAGCTTTAAGGGCCTTCAAGATGTTTAATTACTTACAGAATTCCCCTTTAAAGCGGAGATCCACATTGGGCGAAAACAGCACCACAGAGGTTTTGCAATGTTAATTGTTTTCTTAGCTCACGATGAGTTATAACTGTCTTTGAATTTGCATACAAGCTATATGGAAATCCCTGTGAACTAAGCATTGCATGTAATGTGAGTATGAAGCCTTGCCTAAAGTAGCTCACATAATTCAATTCAAGTTATATTGTAACAATATCAATAGCGAATATCCGTGTTTGACATTGAATGAAAGATTTCAGAACATAACTTTTTAGTCTAGGTTTTTATAGGGCTGGGCGATAAGGCCCCCCAAAAAAACTCCATTTTTTTCAAACAAAGCTTCGAATCACGATAtacgtcatttaaaaaaaaagttctcTAAATAAGCATTGTTGTACAATTAAAGGTAAAATACCCTGCATTTAAAACAGCAGCAATAATCTAAAGAATGCATGGCTTGTGAAATTATACCTAGAGTACATATAatccttccacaaccataagacccactaataatgTCATTATTTAAATTGCTTTTctgcaataatcactgatctggttTTCAAGTCTTTCGTTAAAAatgtaaccagaaccatgcatcATGCCCATTCACTAATAATGAGCAACTTCTGTAGGAGGCATTTTAGAAAATTATTAACACTGGTCTCATAAACTCTCTCTCAATGACAAGTCCACGACGAACAGTAGACTGGGGTCCCCGTCGGTTTGAGATAAGTATCTCAAACAgaccatttaaaaatgttttaaaaaacttGCCATTTCCTCAACGAGGATGATGTCATCTtcctgaggaggatgagctggccaatcagcggtctactcgCATGAATCATTTTAATGACTGGTATACACCCAGCTGTTTTTTAACATAATTCAAAAGAAttggaagaaaaaaatatttaactcGTATTGTAATTAAATATAGATCATATTTCATAGacatctggaaacactggacagctACTTTAAAAAAGGTAGACTTTGGACAAAAACTCTAAAATAACAGCTTTAAACTGTATAACTGATGCACCATAACAATGCACCATAATTCCAAGGTCGTGTAATGCGTTAAAAAAAGATATACTGGTGAATAAGACATTTGGCTTTTGAAGTTCCATTTCTTACCAATCTCTACAGCTTCCGTCGAAAAACAAAGTGTGAAATGACGTCAACACATACTGGAGGAGTTACTGGCGAGCTAGAAGTGGCTAACAAACAAGCTACGTCAGTCACGCCGCGCATGATCAGAATGACATTGATTAACCACCCAAGGCACACCCAATTTCTGTTTGACAATAAGTTGGACCGTTTATCGCACCCAAAGTCAACcgttaaagcaaatttcctgccaTTATTTATGAgtgttcatatgctatctggggcTCCCTAACCTCCAGGAGGTCCCCATTAGAAACATTACTTTACTATAATAGAGGAGATTAACCTTTTTATGTGTTTTGGTTTCCATATGACAGATTGTCagaccaaacctcaaatgcaaatgAGAGTTGAAACCACTGTCAGAGAAGAAGAGGTGATCTCTCATCTTTGTCGTTGTGAGTGCCAGGGGGctgggcttggtgtgtgtaaatGCGAAGGTACAACATGAGAAACAGACAAATGctcatgaaaaaatatataaaaacaaaaaatggATTCATGagatacaggcatttggaatatcgCGCCAGACATACATTCCAATTAATCTCATATCGCCCAGCTCTAGGGTTTTATACTCACATTCCATGCATTGTTTACCTCTCAGGGCTTTCCTTGGAGCTTGTATTAAAATTCTAAGACAGCCACATAACTCCTCGAGGTATGACAATTATTACGATTACGTTAAACATTTGGAAAACTATCCTTTTAAGAGATCCAGAGTTTCACTTGTTGATGATCATTCAAACCTAAAAAGTGTGGTTTGAAATTGGACAGACTGAGTGAGAAAGGGGCAATCTAGTACTACAATAAACTGGTAGCATGCATTTAGGTTCCAAATAAAAAGGCCACATAACAGTACACATATAGCtaactgaaaaaaaaaatgtaataactgCATGCCCCTATGATTGCCACTTGCAAACCGCACTAGTTATTCATAGGGATGggctttttaaattatttttttcagataATCATCAAGATGACTTGTTCTGTGATGCACGTGCCCATCACAGGTAAAGTTTCTCAAAGTGCACAGCAGTCTTTTCCAAACATTCTGTGAAAAGGACAAGAAATGCACAACAAAAATGTTCTCTGAAAGCCTCCATACATTGTCCGATTGCACCTACCCACTGCTGCATTCGCCATCTCTTCTTGCATTTGTATTTCTTTCATTAAGCCTCCACAAATGTATCATGATCCTCAACTTTCCACTGTCTGAAGCAGTCCATTGGATGAATCTCAAATTGAAGGATCCTGAGAATATAAAAATTAAATGTGAGAAAAGGTGCAACTTTAATTAATCCCCCTTAATTACAAGTGTACACTCGTAAGTCAAATAGGGGGTGCCTTTATTTGTCGTGTTTCACACATGTACATGGGTGTAACCTGTACAAGTGTGAGGTGTGAAATGCAAATGTactttttgcatatcccactccAAGACACTGATCACCgccagggatcagccattatCTGTGTTTTCCATCAGCGCTAGCCATCGGCTAAATAGCTGATAAGACTCTGCAAGCCGGCTACTTTTTGCACTTCATTAATTAACTAGGCTTCTTTTCATATAAAAGTTTCAATTCGCTAGTCAGACAAGTCAGAATAGCCTTCTCCCGGAATGAACGATATGCATCTTCTAGTGATCTATTGATAGGACAGGGAAAAACTGCTGGTTTGTcagtcccctgtctgtccctctcggTACCGGTGTTATTTTTGTGCGCTGTGGTTGACTTTGGTCAACATTTATTTTCATAGAGGGAGAGCATGATGCTTCTTCATTGTCTCCTGTGAACTCATTTTTAGGTGTTGTGTAATGTAAGTGGTAACTATGAGTGGAAATCCACCGAATTGTTGTTTTGTGccacattcatttattttcttttgCATGTTTCATAGGCCTACACAGCCACGGAGTCAGGGCGCAGAGGCTACATGCTACTGTGCACTTTGATTGACAACCGAACAACAAGTGTTGACTAGTTCAGTGCCAggttcccaactccggtcctctaCCGCACCCAAAAGTACACAATTGTGTTGTAGCCCAGGACAAACATACCAATGGACTAGTTTATAAAAAGGTGTCGAACTGATTTAATAAACAGTTATTTGTCAACGGTATTGCATCGGGACAAGTAAACCAAATATCTTGTTTGTATTTTCATAGGAAATCGAAACCCATGTGGATACTTGCCAGTGACCGCTAAGGACTCTCAGTGTGATGAGTTGTTTGTGAACGGCTCTTTTTGAACAAAACTGCAGATAAATGATGAAAACATTTGATGAAGATGTTGAATCCGCACTGCGGGAACAATAAATAGGTAGTGGCGAAAGGGACTCATTCAAGTCTAAAATATGAAAAAGAAAACACATGACATTATTAAATATATTGATATAGGCTTACTGATTTGATTAAAGTGTCGACAATGGAGTAGTCAACATGTTAAACACGTGCTTCATTCTTAAATATAGTCATGCTACCTAGCTAGCGACCTGAACTTGACAACTGACTAAACTACGCACAAATGTGGATGGCACAGGAATAACTGAGAAGGAATAGGCTACTGAGAACAAGTGTGTGTAAAGTTACCTGAACAGTACAGATTAGTTACAGTGTTTTCACAACATTGTTGGACAAGTTAAAAAAGCTATTTGTTCTTTGAATCCATAGAGCCAGTTCTTTCTTCCTATAGTCACACTCATTTAGAATGCCTGAAGCTTTAACAGTActtaaagctgtgtgtgtgtccgtgtactGTGCACATGTATCACAagaacattgataagagggagtaggCCTACTTAAACATTGGGAGCATTAATAGCTGTATGTTAGTGACTGTAGTATTGTTTAAAGGTGAAAATGCTATTAAAACATTCTGATGTAGATATTGTGTTTCCGTAACTTATAATCAAAGCATAGTATGCCTGTAACTCAAGGCACTGCTTTGAGTTGCCTTGCTAAAGAACGATGTAATGAAATCCACATGGGCTGATTCACTTGACCCCTTCTTAATACAGCGCTCTGCCCTACTCATTGATGTAcctttaacttgtatttttttacTTGACAATTGGTACTGGTGTTTTCCCTAAGATTTAGAAAGCGTCACATGTCCTCCCCCTACATAAAAGGCGGAGATCCTTCTGACTTAGATAATTAACACCCAATCGCCAACTTATCTTGCCAAGTTAAGGTATTAGAATCCCTGACCAACTCAGCTAAGAACTTTGGTAACTTCACTCTATTCTAAATATGCACCAATCTGGTATTAGATCTGGACAATGCTGTTTCAGCCACTATGCTTGTTTTAGATTGAATTGCCTagatcataaaaaaaaaaaaaacattgtactGCTTTATTTACAGACCTTTCCTAGGCATTCGACACCATTTCTCGTCAAAAACGGTCTGAAATGGGCCTGGATGAGAGGTCTTGACAGACAGGACACATTGTTTGCTTTCTGATGGTGTCAAATCTAGTTTCCTCGATATTACGAAAGGTGTACTGCAGGGGTCAGTATTGGGAGCTGTTCTCTTTACTATTTATTTAAATATTATTGGTCTATGTATTAAATCCAGTAATATTCATCTGTATGCAAACGATACGGTTATGTATGCCATTGCACCGACTGTTGATAAAGCTAAGTTCGAGCTGCACTCTGATTTGGTTATATTACAGAAAGCTCTTGTTGATTAAAAACATTTACTTAATGCAGGCAAAGCTAAATATATGTTCTGTGATTCACAGAACAATTTCTCAGATGGTCTACATATTCACTTATTGGATACTTCGCTCATGGAGCCGGTCGCTGCCTATAAATATCTGGCCGTTTGGATTGATAAAGATCTAAcgttaaaaaacaacaactgatgagctagttaaaaagctaacgtttaaagtGGGCTTATATTTTAGAAACAGATGTTGCCAATCCATGaacagcaggaagcagattgtgCAGTCAACTTTCCGGCCAGTTCTtgactatggtgatactatttaccAGAATGCGGCAGCaactactcttaaacctttggatgcaTTCTTCACTTTATTACAGATGACAGTTTTAATACTCATCACAGCATCCTGTATCAGAAGGTCGTCTGGGCTTCACTAAACTCCCGTAAATCACTTCATCACTTCATTATCCCGGAACTCTCTGGCTGGCAACTTTTTATATTTGGCTGGCTACTCCATGTACACTCCACTGCATTAAGGGTTACgtgtgccttgctcaaaggcagatCGACAGATTGCACCTAGTCGGCTCAGTGATTCGAactagcaaccttccggttactgacccaatgctctaactgctaagctacctgccacaCTTGTTCACTCATTCCTCATGTATTCAAAAGTATTGGATTGATGCAAGCATGGCTGGAGATGAATCTCGACCATATTCCTCACACCAGTCCGTTATTTTTAAATCCATGAGGGGGAATGTATGAGTGCACACTTCgggagaagggtagagaattGTAATGTTAGCCATGATTTCATGCATAGAATACCTGCAGATCCCCTGGTGGCTCCTGACTGGTCAGCTGTTCTTCCTTTGCTGAATCTGTGACGACAATCTGCTGTAGACTGCGGGTCACTGGTCCCCTCACCCTTCCACTCTGACTGCAGGGGTGCTCATAGAGTTGTTGGTGGGATTTCACCATTGTAATGTTAGAACGAATTTCCTTCACACCATGCTGCATCCTACTGCCTTGACGTTGTGGGGAGTTGAAAGGGCGAACAAGAGACAGTGCAGTCAGTTTGGGTGCCTCCTGCGGTGTTTGGACACTTGCCATTGCAATGATGGCTTTACTTTTTTTGTTTGACAGGACTTTATGAGCTGGTAATATGGCTGTCCTCTTTGTTGGACTTGAACTATGGGCTCTGCTTTTCTGTTCATGGTCAGATTTCTCTTCCAAATGAAGGACTTCTCTGCGAAGGTGGCCGTTATTTTCCTTAGTGTAAGAGATACTGCCATCTTTTCTTTTCTTGGCCTCTTTGGCAGCAGGTTTCCTGGGGCAGACGGCCATGTGCTTGGTCCGGCTGCGGCGGTATGTGAATTCTCTAATGCAATGTGGACAGACATAGATCTCTTGCTCCTCATGGACTAGAGAAGAGGTTTTCTTTGTCAAAGAGGTAGACTTACCCCTCTGTGAAATGGCCCTCTGTACCAGCTGTTTTTTCCTTTTGTTGAGTGCATTAAGCTTCAACTTGGCAGGTGGCTCCTGATTGAGTTTGGGACGATTTGTTTGACTTGTCGTGTGTAGAGCATTTTGGCCATTTGTGGAATTAGTAGAGGACAGTACTCCATTTTGGGCTTTTGCAAAGTGACGAAGAGGAATGGGGTTCTTATTGGGTGTATAGCGTCTTTTGTCACTGGCATTTGCACAGGCAAGAATGTGTTTGTGCAGCTCTGGCATGTTATCAAAGCTTTTGCCGCATTTAGTGCATCGGATAGCAGTGCTGAAGGTTTGTGGGATGTTGTGGGTGGTGAAGTTGGTAGCTGATGCTACAGAGCCAACAGGTGTCCGGTTGTGATAGGGAAACGGAGGCGGCTTAAAACTGGGATAGTGTTGGTTGATGCCAAGGCAAACATCCAGGCCTTTGGGTTTGCCTCCCTCAGAAGCCATTATCTTTATTGTGGTAAAGAGTTCCTCAGTAGCGTCGTCTAATTCTCCCTCATCTTTTATGACAGGTTTATTGGACTCCGCCATGGCACAGTAGGACAAAGCCTCTGTGCTAACTTTTGTTGCATTGTTATAGTTCTGGGGTCGTAGCTTGCCATTTTCTTCCTCTGTGTATTTGCATTCCTGGCCAGGGTGCAACTCCTTTTGATGATGTTTCAGGTTGCAAAGATAAGCAAATTCCTTTGTACATGCGCAGCAAACATAGCTCTTGCCGACGCCATGGAGGGTTGACCTGTGATCAAGCAATGCCGTGGGCTTTCCAAAGAGTAGCACACAGAACTCACATTTGTATGGCCATTCATCAGAATGCTCACTTACATGATGACCCAGTTCCTTCATTGAATGAAAAAGCTTATCACATACATTGCATATGAATTCCTTAGTGAAAGTGTCTTGTAGCTTGGAGAGGGTCTCATTTGAGGATTCTTCCACTCGACTTGTGCCCTCAGAGGGTGGCGGCGTTTTAGAGGGGCAGATAGATATGTCCTCTGATACTACCTTTTGGTTTGATTCCGTTTTAATAATGGCAGGAACAGGGGAGGAAATTGATTCTTGACGAGTTGGACATTCAGATATGACTGCAGACAGCGTTGAAAGGGTAACCGATTGCTCTAAAGAAGATACTAAAATAGTAGGGTCAATGGTTTCATGAGGCAAGGACAGAGGCTGCTGCTGATTTATGACAATTTGCGCAGGTGCTGTGGATTCAAAATTATTCTCTTGGAAATCAATTGTGGTAGGGACAAGGTTCTCTGGGGTTTCAAGAGCAACTGTGCATTCAATTAAAACAGTATTACTAGTAATGTCAAAGGAGTTGATAAGGGAATCGTTTAGAGTTAAAGCTGGAGAGCATGTTGGCACTTCAAATCCAATGTTGGATTCAACTGTGGTAGTGTTCAGAGCTATTTGATTTAAAGTGTGATCTGTGAGAAACACATGCCCTTGTAGATTGAGAGTTGGGTCAAGGGGTTTAGAGATGGCAAGTTGGCTTGCAGAATTAGAGGTAGCCCAATCTGGCAAAGCAGCTCTCCACTCACACTCAGCTGAATTCAATGAATCTTCTGTGCAGATTATTAAAGGATTAGGAGATATCTTAGATGCCAATACTTGAAGGATAGGTTGATTTGTGGAATTGCTATAGGAAGATGTTGGTGGTGCTAAAACAGTAATTAGCGACGGAGCAGTGGGTAAGATTGGATGTGGAGATGGGGAAGCAAGTGCTATGGTGCATGGTGAGATTGATTGCCTGGGGACTGAAGCTAGAGAGGAAGGGGATGGACTAAGTGCTGCAGAGGGAAAAGTTAATCCGAACACCTCGCCTTCAGTAGCAGGTGACATATCCGAAGCAGTAACTATGGCAAAGTCTGTAACTAACGGTGCATCATGATTTTCTAATATACTTAATTCTTGCTCTGCAACAACCTCTAGGTTTGCATACTCATTCATCAGCACCTTCTCCAACATGCTGGTGTTTGGCTTCCTCTTTTTATTTAAGGGCTGTGGAACTAAAATTATCTTTGCTTCCGAATCTGCACTCTTTCTGTGCACACTCAAGTCCAACACAGCTTCCCGCAGGGCTTCGTCTTCACTTTTCTTGACAGCATTTGAGAGGTCCAAAGGTTGCTGGTTGCAGGAACAACCCCCACTCATTGGGGACCATCCCTCTGGCAAGACACGAGTTGTCATTGCATTGTTTACTGGTGGACTTTTGGAGATCTCACTCTCATCATTGCTGGATAAACTGCATGCGGGTGAACTGCATTGGCTCTCTGACGTTGGGGCATTGACAGCAATAGAAACACCCACATCGGTTGTTGTGCTTTCAACATTTGACATAGGGCTTTGTTGTGGTGAGTTTGGGGGAGACCCGGTCCTTCTTTTAAACCTCCCCAATCCTGCTGGGAGGACAGTCAGGGAAAGTGGTGAACACAGCTTCTGGCCTTCTGTGATCAGGGCAAAGCTGGGTTTGAGGCCATCTTGCATCTGTAAGAGCTGTTTCAGCTTAGGTGACAgataaactgttctctctctctgaaggataGTAGACTCTGTGTTCTGAGGAATGAGACTTTCTATCAAAGATGACACAATTGATGAAGAAGAGGACAAAACTTCCGATTCTAATTCCGTTTTGATTTGGGGTAGAAGAGGTGGTGTGGCAGTTCTCCTTTTTGTCAAGGGTTGACCAGATATCCCTTTTCCTGTGTGAGTAGCAGTCTCTACTTTAAGAGCCTGACTGATCTGGGCAGGATTAATAATCACAGCATTTAGTCCGACTAAAGTAGCAGATCCAGAGTTCACTTCAACTACCTCACAGCCGCTGACAGTGCTTGTTGATACAATCTTCCCATCTATATAAAAGCTGAGGTTCTCAGAGATGTTACCAGAGATATCCAGCATATATTGCTCCTCTTGGTCACTTTCGATCTCAAGAACTGCTACTGGGCTTGTGTTGTTGGTATCCTGTTGAGATTTAATAGGGGGTAGCTTTGGATGTT
Encoded proteins:
- the LOC139416454 gene encoding PR domain zinc finger protein 2; this encodes MEDSHTLYISELGDDDHLEEEMEDKELEETHCSLYLMSMETDELADSNTSCQKPEATSGCGLKQDLGSVSHSATPELPEDPDHDPDVELQDSFPCQFCERNFTSKQGLERHIHIHTLANHHTHIFKCKYCSKSFGSKIGRRRHERRHENAKARPGSLIKPVEPPSSALQRNGPECVSSPSSSSASVLADREQASTSDEHGELQGGHTCKYCKKVFSTHTNMRRHQRRIHERHLRLKGKEAPLLQEAKHPKLPPIKSQQDTNNTSPVAVLEIESDQEEQYMLDISGNISENLSFYIDGKIVSTSTVSGCEVVEVNSGSATLVGLNAVIINPAQISQALKVETATHTGKGISGQPLTKRRTATPPLLPQIKTELESEVLSSSSSIVSSLIESLIPQNTESTILQRERTVYLSPKLKQLLQMQDGLKPSFALITEGQKLCSPLSLTVLPAGLGRFKRRTGSPPNSPQQSPMSNVESTTTDVGVSIAVNAPTSESQCSSPACSLSSNDESEISKSPPVNNAMTTRVLPEGWSPMSGGCSCNQQPLDLSNAVKKSEDEALREAVLDLSVHRKSADSEAKIILVPQPLNKKRKPNTSMLEKVLMNEYANLEVVAEQELSILENHDAPLVTDFAIVTASDMSPATEGEVFGLTFPSAALSPSPSSLASVPRQSISPCTIALASPSPHPILPTAPSLITVLAPPTSSYSNSTNQPILQVLASKISPNPLIICTEDSLNSAECEWRAALPDWATSNSASQLAISKPLDPTLNLQGHVFLTDHTLNQIALNTTTVESNIGFEVPTCSPALTLNDSLINSFDITSNTVLIECTVALETPENLVPTTIDFQENNFESTAPAQIVINQQQPLSLPHETIDPTILVSSLEQSVTLSTLSAVISECPTRQESISSPVPAIIKTESNQKVVSEDISICPSKTPPPSEGTSRVEESSNETLSKLQDTFTKEFICNVCDKLFHSMKELGHHVSEHSDEWPYKCEFCVLLFGKPTALLDHRSTLHGVGKSYVCCACTKEFAYLCNLKHHQKELHPGQECKYTEEENGKLRPQNYNNATKVSTEALSYCAMAESNKPVIKDEGELDDATEELFTTIKIMASEGGKPKGLDVCLGINQHYPSFKPPPFPYHNRTPVGSVASATNFTTHNIPQTFSTAIRCTKCGKSFDNMPELHKHILACANASDKRRYTPNKNPIPLRHFAKAQNGVLSSTNSTNGQNALHTTSQTNRPKLNQEPPAKLKLNALNKRKKQLVQRAISQRGKSTSLTKKTSSLVHEEQEIYVCPHCIREFTYRRSRTKHMAVCPRKPAAKEAKKRKDGSISYTKENNGHLRREVLHLEEKSDHEQKSRAHSSSPTKRTAILPAHKVLSNKKSKAIIAMASVQTPQEAPKLTALSLVRPFNSPQRQGSRMQHGVKEIRSNITMVKSHQQLYEHPCSQSGRVRGPVTRSLQQIVVTDSAKEEQLTSQEPPGDLQDPSI